One window of the Aquila chrysaetos chrysaetos chromosome 8, bAquChr1.4, whole genome shotgun sequence genome contains the following:
- the MRPL45 gene encoding 39S ribosomal protein L45, mitochondrial: protein MAAAMKTGWGRLGLRVWWQTAESMLRPAGAAPACLVVPVRTKKKRFYVPEWARELSPEEKEKRLRSSGTVFPEEHIERTFYLACTADIIDPYVPPEGDARLTSLSKDGLKQKVEKLRQTAASQLALRKVKDHDPDFSTKTFPEKAQEIFIEAHNCLANFNKQKLHSLVTERCYPEMVRGNRYRTIRWSFVESLEPPRVVHVRCNSIVNRGNLYGQVTVRMHTRQILAIYDRFGRLMYGGEQVPKDVLEYVVFERYLVNPYGTWRMHGKIVPEWAPPKDPIVKTVMIPGPTLDPSQEYEETK, encoded by the exons ATGGCGGCCGCCATGAAGAcgggctggggcaggctgggccTGCGGGTGTGGTGGCAG ACTGCGGAGTCCATGCTCCGCCCTGCTGGAGCGGCTCCGGCCTGTCTTGTTGTCCCAGTGAGAACGAAGAAGAAGAGATTTTATGTCCCTGAATGGGCCAGGGAACTGTCCcctgaagagaaggagaagagactCAGGTCTTCGGGGACAGTATTTCCTGAGGAACATATAGAACGGACTTTCTACTTGGCCTGCACAG ctgaTATTATAGACCCTTATGTCCCTCCTGAGGGCGATGCCCGCTTGACTTCCCTGTCCAAAGATGGGCTGAAGCAAAAGGTGGAGAAGCTGAGGCAgactgctgcctcccagctaGC tctGCGGAAGGTAAAAGATCATGATCCAGATTTCAGCACTAAAACCTTCCCAGAGAAGGCGCAGGAGATATTTATTGAAGCTCATAATTGCCTGGCAAA TTTTAACAAGCAGAAACTTCACTCCCTGGTGACAGAGCGGTGCTACCCG gaaATGGTCCGTGGGAACAGGTACAGGACCATCCGGTGGAGTTTTGTGGAGTCGCTGGAGCCTCCAAGAGTGGTTCATGTTCGATGCAACAGCATTGTGAATCGAGGCAACCTGTATGGCCAGGTGACAGTGCGGATGCACACACGGCAG ATTCTGGCAATCTATGACCGCTTTGGGCGGCTGATGTATGGTGGGGAGCAGGTGCCCAAGGACGTTTTGGAGTATGTCGTGTTTGAGAGGTATTTGGTCAACCCATATGGCACATGGAGGATGCATGGCAAGATCGTTCCAGAGTGGGCTCCACCGAAGGACCCCATTGTTAAG